Proteins from a genomic interval of Medicago truncatula cultivar Jemalong A17 chromosome 3, MtrunA17r5.0-ANR, whole genome shotgun sequence:
- the LOC112420259 gene encoding uncharacterized protein, with amino-acid sequence MRGIIFDGVFDVAGAGKMEREVYRLSSAINSTAEIIRRCLHNDASTSPPTRLVRWNNDNHVCTILNVDGSCIGDPIRTGFGGVIRSYSGSYVTEFSGFINSPNDILFAELTAIYQGLQLAVNLDFEELVCYSDSLLAVNLIKGDTSFYHVYAVLIQNIKDLLNSRNYSIHHSLREGNHCADFMAKLGATTDVDLTVYSSLPEDLLSLLLTDEMGALFLRS; translated from the exons ATGAGAGGAATCATATTTGATGGTGTGTTTGATGTTGCTGGTGCTGGGAAGATGGAGAGAGAAG TTTATCGCCTGAGTTCCGCCATTAACAGCACAGCAGAAATCATCCGTCGCTGCCTGCATAATGACGCTAGCACTTCTCCTCCAACAAGGCTGGTCCGTTGGAACAACGACAACCATGTCTGCACCATTCTCAATGTTGACGGTAGCTGTATTGGAGACCCAATTCGCACAGGTTTTGGAGGTGTTATCCGAAGCTATTCAGGAAGCTATGTCACTGAATTTTCGGGATTCATAAATAGTCCCAACGACATCCTTTTTGCAGAACTGACGGCGATATATCAGGGGTTACAATTGGCAGTAAATTTAGATTTTGAGGAATTGGTTTGTTATTCTGACTCTCTGCTTGCGGTTAATCTCATCAAGGGAGACACTTCCTTCTATCATGTTTATGCTGTGCTCATTCAAAATATTAAGGACCTGCTGAATTCAAGAAATTACTCTATTCATCACTCGCTTAGAGAGGGTAATCATTGTGCAGACTTTATGGCGAAGCTAGGAGCTACAACAGATGTTGATTTAACTGTCTACTCATCTCTTCCTGAAGACCTGCTGTCGCTGCTTTTGACAGATGAGATGGGAGCTTTGTTCCTTAGGAGCTAG
- the LOC25489865 gene encoding trafficking protein particle complex subunit 2, translated as MATTACFIIVSRNDIPIYEAEVGVAAKREDAAQLHQFILHAALDVVQDLAWTTSAMYLKSVDRFNELVVSVYVTAGHTRFMLLHDSRNDDGIKSFFQEVHELYIKVILPLLHSITWLIYMLPFFNYLLTFILSVRI; from the exons ATGGCAACCACCGCTTGTTTCATCATTGTTAGCAGAAATGATATTCCCATTTATGAAGCTGAAGTTGGAGTAGCTGCTAAA AGGGAGGATGCTGCTCAGCTGCATCAGTTCATCCTGCATGCAGCTCTTGATGTTGTACAGGACCTTGCATGGACTACTAGTGCTAT GTACTTGAAATCAGTAGATCGGTTTAATGAACTCGTGGTGTCCGTGTACGTCACAGCTGGTC ATACCCGATTTATGTTGCTTCACGATTCTCGTAATGATGATGGCATTAAGAGCTTCTTCCAAGAGGTGCATGAGCTTTACATAAAGGTAATCTTGCCTTTACTGCACTCTATAACGTGGTTAATATATATGCTGcctttctttaattatttgttaaCTTTCATTCTATCTGTTAGGATATAG